Proteins from one Gossypium raimondii isolate GPD5lz chromosome 8, ASM2569854v1, whole genome shotgun sequence genomic window:
- the LOC105791894 gene encoding probable xyloglucan endotransglucosylase/hydrolase protein 30 — protein sequence MGLLSCSISETITPSLLFFFLFCFIGFATATFNVTTLAFDEGYNPLFGDGNLVRSPDGHSVRLLLDVYTGSGFISSRMYQHGFFSAKIKLPSDYTAGIVVAFYTSNGDVFEKNHDELDIEFLGNIEGKPWRFQTNVYGNGSTNRGREERYNLWFDPSKEFHRYSILWTAKNIIFYVDEVPIREVVRNDAMGGDYPSKPMSLYATIWDASSWATNGGKYKVNYEYAPFTSEFKDLVLDGCAIDPIQKFPNSTACSETDTWLESRDYAVITPKSRSAMRRFRQRYMYYSYCYDNVRYPITPPECAVDSNEKQRFRNTGRLRFGGSHRKQARMERARRKRRSRAAAVSDDQTDM from the exons ATGGGTCTCTTAAGCTGCTCTATTTCTGAAACCATAACCCCTTccctccttttcttcttcttgttttgtTTCATCGGCTTCGCTACTGCTACTTTCAACGTCACCACCCTCGCCTTTGATGAAGGTTACAACCCTCTCTTTGGCGATGGCAATCTTGTTCGTTCCCCGGATGGTCATAGCGTCCGCCTCCTCCTCGACGTTTATACTG GGTCGGGTTTTATTTCGTCTCGTATGTATCAACATGGATTTTTCAGTGCCAAAATCAAATTACCATCAGACTATACTGCTGGAATAGTCGTTGCCTTCtat ACATCAAACGGTGACGTATTCGAGAAAAACCACGATGAATTAGACATCGAGTTTTTAGGAAATATTGAAGGTAAACCATGGAGATTCCAGACAAATGTGTATGGGAATGGCAGCACGAACCGAGGCCGAGAGGAACGCTATAACCTTTGGTTTGATCCATCAAAAGAATTCCATAGATACAGCATTTTATGGACAGCCAAGAACATCAT ATTTTATGTCGATGAAGTTCCGATTAGGGAAGTGGTACGCAATGATGCAATGGGTGGAGACTACCCATCAAAGCCAATGTCTTTGTATGCAACAATTTGGGATGCCTCTAGCTGGGCCACCAACGGAGgaaaatataaagttaattaCGAATATGCCCCTTTCACTTCCGAGTTTAAAGACCTAGTCCTTGACGGTTGCGCCATCGATCCCATCCAGAAATTCCCCAACTCCACTGCCTGCTCCGAGACAGATACCTGGCTCGAGAGCCGTGACTACGCCGTCATAACACCGAAAAGCCGATCCGCCATGCGAAGATTCAGGCAGCGTTACATGTACTATTCATATTGTTATGACAATGTGCGTTACCCTATAACACCTCCCGAGTGCGCAGTTGATTCAAACGAAAAACAAAGGTTCCGTAACACCGGGAGGTTGAGATTCGGTGGAAGCCATAGGAAGCAAGCGAGGATGGAAAGAGCACGCCGAAAGAGAAGGTCACGGGCTGCTGCCGTCTCCGATGATCAAACCGATATGTGA